The following is a genomic window from Dama dama isolate Ldn47 chromosome 4, ASM3311817v1, whole genome shotgun sequence.
AGGCAAGCAGTATAGTATCCCgtcttccagatgaggaaactgaggcccaaatgAGGGCAAGACTGCCCAACCCTTGGAGCTGGCCAGTTGCAGAGCTAGAACCCTACTGTGGACCTAACCAACACTTATTCCAGCCACCCCCATCCTGGAATCTGTCCAGTAAACAAGGCCCAGTCAAGCATCCTCGGGTGCCGTACACACCCGTCAAGAGCAGGGCAGTTCAGGCACACACCTACCCCGTACACGGGCCAGCTTGCAGCTGCCCCTTACGTGTGCGCTGCCTTCCCAGCAGATTGTGAAGAGCAGGCCTTGGGTGTCCAGGTGGCTCAGGGAGGCCAGGTGGGCATCGCCCACCACCCACAGCCCCAGGTGTCTGCCTGGGATTCAAGGGCAAGTCTCCTGCAGCCTGGATTGATTCCCTCATCCAACCAGTATTTACTGAGCCTCTGCAGACTCATCCAGGTCCAAGCGGCAGGGAATGAGGGGGTAGGATGGAGCTCGAGCCAGCCCCGGAAGCCTGTCCTCAGGTGCCTGGCTCTCTCAGATCAGTTCAACCCCGGGGATTTCCTTCTGATATTTGAGACAAAATCGGGAGCCTTAAAGAATGGAGGGTTTGAGAGGTAGTGAGTGAGGGATGACTATAAACCTGTGACACAgggttttttaatatattggtttacaatgctgtgttaatttctgctgtatagcaaaatgattcagatatacacacatatacattctttttcatattcttttccattatgttttattcaaggatattaaatatagttccctgtgctgtacagtaggaccttgttgtttatccattctatatacactagtttgcatctgctaaccccaaactcaaTCCATCCCTACCCCTCCTCCCCCGTGGccgccacaagtctgttctctatgtctgtgagtctgtttctgtttcatcaataagttcatttgtgtcaggTTTTTTTTGGCTGCGACATGTgccatgcaggatctcagttccctgaccagggattgaatccatgccccctgcggTGGGACcagggagtcttaacccctggaccaccagggaagtccctgtgtcatattttagattcaacatataacTGATAGCATGtgatacttatttttctctttctgacttaattcactttgtatgataatctctagtcccatccatgttgctccagatggcattatttcattcttttcatggctgagtaatattccattgtgtatatataccacatcttctttatccattcatctgccagtggacatttaggttgcttccatgtcttggctattgtaagtacaatgtgaacacaggggtgccttctcaaattagagttttgtctggatatatgcttaagagtgggattactgggtcatatggcaacactactttttagtgttttgaggaactgccgtactgttctccatagtggccaagtcaatttacattcccgctacacaccctctccaacatttattatttgtagacttttttgatgatggccattctgagcagcatgaagtggtatctcacttctgatttgcattcctctcataattagtgatgatgagcACCTTTTCACGAGCCCATTCGCCGTCTGTGTCTGTGACACAGGTGGTTGATGGTGTCGGAGAACAGCCCTGTGCCTTTTGTCATCCAAGACACCAAGTGAGAAACTTTTCTTTGGAAACAGGACCACATGTCAGGAATGGCCCACACCTTCCCTTTCAGAGTGAGGCCAGGGCTCGGCAGAGTGGGGGAGGCCTGGTATGGAAAAGCAGTGACTCTGTGGTTCGAACTGTTGCAGGCTGGGCGCTGGGATCTGAACTCACAGACACCAGCTGTAAGCAGAGCGGTTCAGAGGAGTCCGGGCCCTGGGACAGGGCCACTGAAACCGTGGGAGGAGGGACTCCCCCGGGACCCGCCTTTGGTGATGACTGTGAATCCAAGGGTGGCCCAGAGAGGCAGGCCAGACTCTCAGGGGAAATGTGGGCCCAGTCTGCCGCCCACCAGATGGATTTGAGGAAAACTTCAGGGCCTCACAAGGACGCTCCCCCAGCCCAGCCTAGCTGTGAAGCTGGTGCCTTGGGGGACATCCCCCACGTGCGGCCAGACCTCACCTCCCGAGAGAAGACGCCTTCCGAGGAGAGATGGGATCCACCGGATGGCTGTGGGACAGAGCCTCCAGGCACATGCTCTGGAAGGAAGCCCCCCATGAGTAGAGAGTGGGGGAAGACGCTCCGGAGCCCCTCGATGGCCCACCAGAAGACCCGCGCCCGCAAGACACCCTACACCTACAGCGAGTGCGGGAAAGCCTTCTGTCGGAGCGTGCACCTGGCCCAGCACCGGGTGGTGCACACGGGGGCCAAGCCCCACGCGTGCACGGAGTGCGGCAAGGCCTTCGGCCGGCTCACCCACCTGAGCCAGCACTGGAGGGTGCACACCGGCGAGAAGCCCTACGCCTGCGCCGAGTGCGGCAAGACCTTCCGCCGCAGCTCCCACCTCAGTCAGCACCGGTGGACGCACTCGGGCGAGCGGCCCTACGCATGCGACGCGTGCGGCGAGGCCTTCAGCCAGAGCACACATCTGACCCAGCACCGGCGCGTGCACACCGGCGAGAAGCCCTACGAGTGCGGCGCCTATGGCCGCGCCTTCAGTGACTGCTCGGCGCTGGTGCAGCGGGTGCACTCCGGAGAGAAGCCCTACCAGTGCCGGGCGTGCCCCAAGGCCTTCACGCAGAGCTCCTCCCTCCTCGAGCACAAGCGTGCACACGGGCTAGAAGCCCTACCGGTGCAGCGACTGCGGGAAGGCCTTCAGCCGCAGCTCCGCCCTCATGGTTCACCTGCGCCTCCACGTCAGCGTCCTGCAGTGACGAGCGCACCTCCCGCCAAGGCGCAGCGCTGGCGAGGAACCCAAATTCCAGAAGAACCAGGACAGCTGGACTGGGGACTGGTGAGTCCCCGAAACGACAAGGTGCTTACGGACAGAATCTGGGGCTGCTGGGGGACAGCGCTTCATTCAGGGACGCAGAGGGAGGCTCTTCGGGCCAGCCAGCGAAGCTTCCAGAAGACCCCGGCTGCCTTCCGTTCCCCACTCAGGGCCGTCTCAGAACGGCTGAATCCAGGGGGAGCGTTGGTTCTTGAAGCCTGGACAGACCACGTCGCCCTACTCTCAGGACTCAGGGGCCCCCAGGTGCTCGGGCGGGAGGCTGATCTTCACACGCCCAAGTGGCTGCCCTTTCCGCCCGCCCCTCTCCTGTGTAATCGGGGGGCCTGCCCACGCCCACCTGTGCCTTCACACACACTGTTCCCTCCGCCTGCCCAAGTCCGACTCCAAGGCCAGCCTGGGAGCTGCCTGTTACACGAGGCCCTCTCCGACCCTCAGCCTCTCTGGCATTTGCCCTGTCCAGAGGGTGCTCTTGTCGCTGCACAGCATCCATTTCTCCCTGCCCGCTCTGTGCACGGCCCACCAGTCGTCAGCCTGTTGATTTTAGTTACAACCTCCTCTACCCTGTCTTCACCATCATTACCTTCTGCGGGCCCACATCCCCTGTCCCCGGGATTCCAGCAGGGGGGTCTCCTTCCTGAAGCCTTTCTGCCTTCattacacacaccacacataaacacacacacgacATACGTTTattacacacaccacatacatacacacaccccacatacataTATCACACATAccactacacacatacacaccacatacatATATCACACACACCACGTACATACACCACATACATTTACCACACAAACCACAACacaccacatacatacacacaccacatacatatatcacacacatacatatatcacacataccacatacatatatcacacacaccacatatatatatcacacacaccacatacatacacacaccacatttaCCACACAccacatagatacacacaccacatacatttaccacacatacacaccacatacatacacagtccccctacacacaccacacacaaaccaCATACCACATACGCACTCAcatcacacatgtgcacacactcacacacaccacatacacaaaccacatacatacacatcccCCTACACATATACCACATACTCACACCACACAAACTAGAGACATaccccacatacatacacacaccccacatacatacacacagcacacacgcacactgtATACAAACACATTTCCCCCACACCACGTACACCACACAcaaaccaacacacacaccacgCACACATGCCACTTACATACACatccccacatacacacacacggttgtttccttctccacacgGGCCTCCAGCAGGCTCTTTCCACAACCTGAATCTGATCGTGTCTCTGCAGTTGTGGGAAGCTCTCCACTGCATCACCTTCTACAGCAAAGCTTCCTGAATGGGTTACAAGTTTGCTGAGACATAAGTGGCTTTGGGAACCAGGCTGTCTATCCAGTTACCTTCCTATGTGTTTATGAACACTCATTTTGCTGTGTGCACAGTGGAGTGAACATGAATTCAGATCACTGCCCTGTGAGATGAACCTGAGACTCCCATCAGCTGCCATTCACGGTTGTTGGTGCCGGGCCCTCAGCCTTATCTCCTGTGGCCCTACCTCCCACACGCCAGCCTTGCAGAACACGTGCTTCCTGGAGGAGCCGTCCTTTCTCCCACGGATGTGCCTTTGCCTCTGTGCGTGgaaccctcctctctctcctctaggACGTTTCCCCTGTCCCTCCCCCATGTCCCCACTTGCGCTCTCTGCTCCCCAAGTGCCTCCCAGTGACTCCTCCTGAGCCTCCTATGTCTCATAGCTACTTCTCACAGAGCTTGGAGTTTGTCTTCCCTGAGGACACTGAGCATTCAggagcagggctgtgtctcctCAGTGTCCACAGCACACGGGCCAGAGGTGCTGAGCAAAGGCTGCTGAACACTTGACTGATGCCTTTCCACAGGCGGTTGCCACACTCCACCCTGAGTCATCCTCATAGATGTTTACGTGGCTGTCTCCCCCAGTTGTGGGCCCTCCAGGACAAGCCACCCGATTCCTCCAGGGCCCCAGTGCCCAGACAAGCCAGCATCAGTGGCCTCCATAAGGTGTGCCGAGCCTGCCCTGTCCGTGGCCCCACAGCTCCATGACTGCCGCAGCTGGCCGTGACCTCTGTCTTCCCTCTCAGCTCTGTGCCCCCATCACGCTTGCAGGCTCCATGTCTGTAACCGACATGGCAGCCTCTGTTCCTCTGTTCCTGTCAAGGCATCAGCCTTCTTCCCTCTGGTTTTCTGACGACCCTACGGCGTGTGAACCTGACCCCCCACCGCACAGCTGTGTATTGTGTACTGGTCATCAACACCATCTCTCCCTGTGTTTCTCCCTCCgtctcaaattcattccttttgtgTCATGAGTAAACAAAGACCTCTGACGAGCGAGGTTCAGAGCAGGAAGGCTGAGACCCAGGGAGACGGAGATCTTGTCAGCATCTCAGAGAGTTCCAGGTGTACCTAGACATAGCATGGCCGAGGCTCAGATGCTGAGGACCTGACAGGACGTGAGGGAAGACTGAGAGGCGAGAGACACGTGTCACCCTGCCCTTAGGCCCTCAGCAGGCTGCAGGGGACAGAAAAGACATGAACCTAACATCAGGCCTCGGGGACCCCAGGTAAATgccttccctgagcctcagtgacCGGCTCGGTCAGGAGAGGGGATGATGAGACCCGCCTTGTGCAGCACCTGATGCAGGCTCTGGGCACTGGCCCTGACTGCTGGCACCTGACTCCCCCTTTCTGCCCCACCCTCCCGCTCTCTCTCACTGAGGAACTGTATCTCCTCCCCACCTCGGCACTCAGAGCACCTATAACACCCACTTTGTCATTAGACATATATCTACTTATGTTTATCTAAAGAAGGAGGTCAGGGGAAGAAAGGAATCTTTATTAAGGTCTTACATCCCAtttaaatggtaaaatattaattCTGAGTAGACTGCAAAGAGTTAAGTATGTATACTGTAATCCCaagagaaatctttaaaaaagactaTACAAAGagaattcattggaatgactaatgctaaagctccaatactttggccacctgatgcaaactgactcattggaaaagaccctgatgctgggaaagattgaaggcagaaggggacgacagaggatgagagggttggatggcatcaccgactcgatggacgtgaatttgagcaagctctgggagttggtgacggacacggaagcctggcatgttgcagtccatggggtcgcaaagagttggacacgactgagcgactgaactgaactgaaacagagaTGATCAAAAACTCAGATGAGTTAAAAAGGAAGCTGAGAAACaacccaaaagaaagcaggaaagggGAAACTGACAGATAACAAAAGgaacaaacaggaaagaaaaaggcaGACCAAACTGTAAGCTTATATGTTGTCACATATATATGATCTAAACATACCTATTAAAAGGATCTGccagaatgaattaaaaaaaaagaaaagaagaaacttaGCTTTCAATATGAtgatatagggacttccctggtggtccagtggttaagaatccaccttgcaatccagggacagattcaatccctggtcagggaactagatcccacatgttgcgtagaagctgagcaccacaactacggagcccctGTGCTCCGAAGCCgctgagccacaactagagagttcaTGTGTCCcagtgaaagatcctgcatgacgcaACAAAGACCCTCAGgcctcaactaagaccccatgcagcctaataaatattttaaaaataaatgtaattatatgGGTAAGCTTAAAGTAAAAGAGCAGCGAAAGATATATTATGAAATCTTCATCAAAAAAATGATGCAATGACTACATTAATATCAAACCAAGAAGACTTAAGAACAAGGAAAATTACTAGGACTAAAGAAGTTACATAGCCATAAAGAGACAATTCACCAAAAAGACCTAACAGTTCCAAATAATGTATGCATTTAACAACAAAGCCTTAAAATAACAGGAAATAAAAACTGATAgagctgaaagaaaataatagacaAATTCACAATTATAATTGGAGACTTCAACACCCCTCTCACTagaatcaacaaaacaaaacaaaaaaccagtaaGGACACAAAAGAACTGACCAATGTCATCAACCAACTGGATGTAATGAAGTTGCAAAATGTCAAACTTTGTTTATCCAGAAATAAGTAATTTCCCATGATTTAAGCTAAGATAAAACTTTTAAAGCCTGATATTAAGCTGTTACTAATGTTTACCCCCAAAAGTGAATGGTCTAAGTTTCcacctgaagaaaatgaaaaggaagaaattaattcaGAATTAAGTAGAAGGAAGGGAATGATACAAGTAGAGGTTCACAAAATAGAAAAGAGACAGTACCAAAATGAGCACTCTCAAAAGGTAATCTGTTCTTtgataaagataaatataaaagataaatacaATTGGTAAACCTCTAGCTAGACTgacagagagggagaagggacaCAGCATCAGTCATGAGAGAGCTGGCATCACTGCCGACTCTGCAGGCATGAGACGACTACAGCAGCGCTATGAGCAGCTCTGTGCCAGCCAATCAGACCTCCCCGTTCAAGAAGTAGGCAAATTTCTTGCAAAAACAGTTTACCAAGCATTAGTTGACAATGCTAGCCTTACTCACAACTGCTGTATGTCAGCACCTGGAGGGCCAGGCTGGGGCGGGTCAGGGGTCCAGGAGGGGTCCGGTTCGGGAACcgtggggaagagcagagaagacTCTTCCCCTCCCGCGGCctcggggggcggggtgggcggcCAGGTCTCCGGAGCGGGACACAGCCCCGCAGCGCCACCTGGTGGCCGCTGGGCCGGGAAGACAACTGCAAAATGCAGCCTCTGAACCGCCCCCCAATCCAGTCAAGGAGGTCCGGAGCCTCCGCTGCCTCCCACACCTGCGGGGGGCTGGGCGGAGGGGACTGGGGAGCAGGAGGAAGCTTAAtgggagaaggcaggagaaggggcctcCACCCTCAGGATCCAGCCCAGAGCCCACCCACCTTCAGGACTCAGGATCCCAGCACGGGGGCTCCCGCTTCCCGCACCTGGACCACCATGAGCCAGAGACACGTCTTAAGGGCTGTCTGCATATTTATTAGTTCCTGGGATGGATCAGGGAGAGGCGAACActccccctgcctcccagggAAAACTCCAGCTTCCCGCTGCAGCACAAGGCATTGGAGGCAGGCTGGAGAAAGGACTTCCCGAGGATACCATCAGCACCCGGTCCGCCACTGGGTCAGCTTCCTGGACCAAGTGGACAAAAGAgagctggtggggagggaggctcccTGCGTCCTCCCCGGTGAGTCAGGGCGGGGCTCGCTGAGGCCTCAGCAGGGCGGGGACTGGTCAGCTGCCCGCGAGGAAACACGCCCCCACCGCCCCCTACAGTTGCTCGTGACCACGCCCCGCCCTGCCCTGCAGTCCCCCGACACacatcccgccccccccccccgccacagcAGCCtaggtgtgtgtgcgcgcgcacacacacacacacacacacacacacacagcagtctaggtgtgtgcgcgcgcgtacacacacacacccagcagtCTAGGTGTGTgcgcgcgtacacacacacacacacacacacacacccagcagtCTAGGGGTGTGCgcgcgcgtacacacacacacaccgccagCAGTCTAGGTGTGTGCgcgcgcgtacacacacacacccagcagtCTAGGTGTGTgcgcgcgtacacacacacacacccagcagtCTAGGGGTGTGCGCGCgcgtacacatacacacacactcagcagTCTAGGTGTGTgcgcgcgtacacacacacacccagtagTCTAGGCCCACCAGCCAGTGTCAGCGCTGGAGGGGCGCATGAAAGCgcagccctggaggagggtaccaTCGGGGCAAAGGCCTGGACCGCAACCCCTTCCTCCTGGGGCTTCAATTCACCTGCCACCCGGAGCTCCACCGGGTCGCTGAGCTCCGACAGCAAGGAGCGGGGCCCGTCGGTGCGGTAGCGGCAGCTGTACGTGCCGGCGTGCTGGGGCCCCACGTAGGTCAGCACCAGGTCCGCGGAGCGGTGGGTGGACCAGGTCACCGCCAAGGGCTCCTCTTCGCCCGCGCGCAGCAGCAGGAAGGAGACGTCGGGCACCTGCGCCTCGCAGCGCAGGACGGCATCGCGGCCCGGAGTCACGGCCCCAGTCCACAGGGCCCGGAGCTGCGGCCTGGGCAGCGGTCCTGGGCGAGCGGCGGGAGGTCAAGTGAGGCCCCTCTTCCCCCTCCGACCCTGGGCACTGAGCCCCCAGACCTGCTATGAGGTCTGAGCCCCCCAGGGGTCCCCATCACGGGCACGCAGCGCCCAGGACAGGTGAGGAGGAGGAAAACGCCACCCTCCCAGGGGAGAGGGGTTCCCGCGGAGAGCACAGCTGGGGCAGCGGCCCGGAGGTGGGACCTGTGCCCCCAAGAGGCCTGGACGAGGAAATCCGAGGAGCACACAGACCCAGGGCCGGCTGGGGCTCGGCGGGAATTACACCTCGACCCTCCGCATGGGCACCTGGGCTCTAGGAGGGCCGGGATCCTGACCACCGACAGGCGCGTGGCGCAGGGAAACCAAGGCACGAGCCGGTGCAGAGCGGTTAGGAGTCTGAGCCCTAAAAACTGGATCCGCCCTCCATGATTTCCACCAAAGCGCCCCATCTGCCCGGC
Proteins encoded in this region:
- the ZSCAN22 gene encoding zinc finger and SCAN domain-containing protein 22 isoform X1 produces the protein MLELMVLEQFLSALPPEVQSWVGAQSPKSGEEAAVLVEDLTRVLNKRGWALGSELTDTSCKQSGSEESGPWDRATETVGGGTPPGPAFGDDCESKGGPERQARLSGEMWAQSAAHQMDLRKTSGPHKDAPPAQPSCEAGALGDIPHVRPDLTSREKTPSEERWDPPDGCGTEPPGTCSGRKPPMSREWGKTLRSPSMAHQKTRARKTPYTYSECGKAFCRSVHLAQHRVVHTGAKPHACTECGKAFGRLTHLSQHWRVHTGEKPYACAECGKTFRRSSHLSQHRWTHSGERPYACDACGEAFSQSTHLTQHRRVHTGEKPYECGAYGRAFSDCSALVQRVHSGEKPYQCRACPKAFTQSSSLLEHKRAHGLEALPVQRLREGLQPQLRPHGSPAPPRQRPAVTSAPPAKAQRWRGTQIPEEPGQLDWGLVSPRNDKVLTDRIWGCWGTALHSGTQREALRASQRSFQKTPAAFRSPLRAVSERLNPGGALVLEAWTDHVALLSGLRGPQVLGREADLHTPKWLPFPPAPLLCNRGACPRPPVPSHTLFPPPAQVRLQGQPGSCLLHEALSDPQPLWHLPCPEGALVAAQHPFLPARSVHGPPVVSLLILVTTSSTLSSPSLPSAGPHPLSPGFQQGGLLPEAFLPSLHTPHINTHTTYVYYTHHIHTHTPHTYITHTTTHIHTTYIYHTHHVHTPHTFTTQTTTHHIHTHTTYIYHTHTYITHTTYIYHTHHIYISHTPHTYTHHIYHTPHRYTHHIHLPHIHTTYIHSPPTHTTHKPHTTYALTSHMCTHSHTPHTQTTYIHIPLHIYHILTPHKLETYPTYIHTPHIHTHSTHAHCIQTHFPHTTYTTHKPTHTPRTHATYIHIPTYTHTVVSFSTRASSRLFPQPESDRVSAVVGSSPLHHLLQQSFLNGLQVC
- the ZSCAN22 gene encoding zinc finger and SCAN domain-containing protein 22 isoform X2, coding for MRSSGWALGSELTDTSCKQSGSEESGPWDRATETVGGGTPPGPAFGDDCESKGGPERQARLSGEMWAQSAAHQMDLRKTSGPHKDAPPAQPSCEAGALGDIPHVRPDLTSREKTPSEERWDPPDGCGTEPPGTCSGRKPPMSREWGKTLRSPSMAHQKTRARKTPYTYSECGKAFCRSVHLAQHRVVHTGAKPHACTECGKAFGRLTHLSQHWRVHTGEKPYACAECGKTFRRSSHLSQHRWTHSGERPYACDACGEAFSQSTHLTQHRRVHTGEKPYECGAYGRAFSDCSALVQRVHSGEKPYQCRACPKAFTQSSSLLEHKRAHGLEALPVQRLREGLQPQLRPHGSPAPPRQRPAVTSAPPAKAQRWRGTQIPEEPGQLDWGLVSPRNDKVLTDRIWGCWGTALHSGTQREALRASQRSFQKTPAAFRSPLRAVSERLNPGGALVLEAWTDHVALLSGLRGPQVLGREADLHTPKWLPFPPAPLLCNRGACPRPPVPSHTLFPPPAQVRLQGQPGSCLLHEALSDPQPLWHLPCPEGALVAAQHPFLPARSVHGPPVVSLLILVTTSSTLSSPSLPSAGPHPLSPGFQQGGLLPEAFLPSLHTPHINTHTTYVYYTHHIHTHTPHTYITHTTTHIHTTYIYHTHHVHTPHTFTTQTTTHHIHTHTTYIYHTHTYITHTTYIYHTHHIYISHTPHTYTHHIYHTPHRYTHHIHLPHIHTTYIHSPPTHTTHKPHTTYALTSHMCTHSHTPHTQTTYIHIPLHIYHILTPHKLETYPTYIHTPHIHTHSTHAHCIQTHFPHTTYTTHKPTHTPRTHATYIHIPTYTHTVVSFSTRASSRLFPQPESDRVSAVVGSSPLHHLLQQSFLNGLQVC